A stretch of the Saprospiraceae bacterium genome encodes the following:
- a CDS encoding tyrosine--tRNA ligase, with amino-acid sequence MQKNGFLDELRWRSMLQDYTPGLEEYLEGGIRTAYIGFDPTAKSLGLGNYVQIMLLSFFQRAGHRPVVVMGGATGRIGDPSGKDKERELKSYQELDDNIQFQVKQLKQLLNFDEGPNKAILVNNFDFYKDMNVLEFLRDVGKHTTINYMLSKESVKKRLETGISYTEFSYQLLQAYDFYCLYQLHDCRIQMGGSDQWGNITAGTEYIGKVIANSKAYAVTTPLLTKSDGKKFGKTESGNIFLDPALTSPYKFYQFWINSDDSDLSKFFRYFSLKSQVEIEALEHEHASDLRSLKKILAEEITLRVHGKKAFQGAMEVSELLFNKDCTTDFLFSLESETYKQLKDELPNFSISRGQFNENKNVISLLSEHTSILNSKSEARRAIQGNAIGINKRKISDVDANLLETDLIHDKYIIVDNGKKNKYLIEIQ; translated from the coding sequence ATGCAAAAAAATGGATTTTTAGACGAGTTAAGATGGCGTTCTATGTTGCAGGATTATACACCCGGTCTGGAAGAATACCTGGAAGGGGGAATCCGCACAGCATATATTGGATTTGATCCTACCGCCAAATCTTTGGGATTAGGAAATTATGTTCAAATTATGCTTTTAAGTTTCTTTCAACGAGCCGGACATCGACCCGTAGTTGTCATGGGCGGTGCAACCGGTCGCATTGGCGACCCGTCGGGAAAGGATAAAGAACGTGAATTAAAATCCTATCAAGAGCTGGATGATAACATTCAGTTTCAGGTAAAGCAGTTAAAACAGTTACTCAATTTTGATGAAGGTCCAAATAAAGCAATCTTAGTCAATAACTTCGATTTTTATAAAGACATGAATGTGTTGGAATTCTTGAGGGATGTAGGCAAACACACAACTATAAATTACATGCTCTCAAAAGAATCTGTCAAGAAAAGACTCGAAACTGGCATTTCTTATACTGAATTTTCTTACCAGCTCTTGCAGGCATACGATTTTTATTGTCTCTATCAATTGCATGATTGCCGAATACAAATGGGTGGTTCTGATCAATGGGGAAATATTACCGCAGGAACAGAATATATTGGAAAAGTAATCGCTAATTCCAAAGCGTATGCAGTAACAACCCCCCTCTTAACAAAATCAGACGGTAAAAAATTTGGAAAGACAGAATCCGGAAATATTTTTTTAGACCCAGCATTGACAAGTCCTTATAAATTTTATCAATTCTGGATAAATTCGGACGATTCTGATTTAAGTAAATTTTTCCGCTATTTTAGTTTAAAATCGCAAGTTGAAATTGAAGCCTTAGAACATGAGCATGCTTCTGACCTGCGTTCTTTAAAAAAAATATTGGCTGAAGAAATTACCTTGAGGGTACATGGTAAAAAAGCATTTCAGGGAGCTATGGAAGTTTCAGAATTGTTATTTAACAAAGATTGTACTACGGATTTTCTTTTTTCGCTAGAATCTGAAACTTATAAACAGCTGAAAGACGAACTTCCAAATTTTAGTATTTCTCGTGGACAATTTAATGAAAACAAGAATGTAATCAGTTTATTGTCAGAACATACAAGCATTCTTAATTCAAAATCAGAAGCACGAAGAGCCATACAAGGAAATGCAATTGGAATTAATAAGAGAAAAATATCTGATGTGGATGCCAATCTATTAGAAACAGATTTAATTCACGACAAATACATTATAGTTGACAATGGAAAGAAGAACAAGTATTTAATAGAAATTCAATAA
- a CDS encoding ABC transporter ATP-binding protein: MIELHDLRKTYFMGDEQIDAIKKIELNIAKNEYLALMGPSGSGKSTLMNLIGCLDSPTEGSYLLNNQLVSELSDNELAEIRNKEIGFVFQTFNLLPRMTALDNVAMPLIYAGMNKEERQEIAMEKLRQVGLGDRVMHKPNELSGGQRQRVAIARALVNNPAIILADEPTGNLDTKTSEEIMAMLDLIHKNGNTIILVTHENDIAKFAHRIVKLRDGMIESDQINDK, from the coding sequence ATAATAGAACTCCATGATCTTAGAAAAACCTATTTTATGGGTGACGAACAAATTGATGCTATTAAGAAGATCGAATTGAACATTGCTAAAAATGAGTATTTGGCATTAATGGGACCTTCGGGGAGTGGTAAATCTACCTTAATGAATTTAATTGGTTGTCTGGACAGCCCGACAGAGGGCAGTTATTTGTTGAACAATCAATTAGTCAGTGAACTTTCCGATAATGAGTTGGCAGAAATTAGAAATAAAGAAATAGGCTTTGTTTTCCAAACCTTTAACTTGTTGCCCAGAATGACAGCCTTGGATAATGTAGCCATGCCCTTAATCTATGCTGGTATGAATAAGGAGGAACGGCAAGAAATTGCTATGGAAAAATTGCGACAAGTTGGCTTGGGAGATCGGGTAATGCATAAACCCAATGAATTATCAGGAGGGCAGAGGCAACGGGTTGCAATTGCTCGTGCTTTAGTTAATAATCCTGCAATAATTTTGGCAGATGAACCAACTGGAAATTTGGATACAAAAACAAGTGAAGAGATAATGGCAATGCTTGATCTAATTCATAAAAATGGCAATACAATTATCCTGGTAACTCATGAAAATGATATAGCAAAATTTGCACATCGCATTGTGAAATTGAGAGATGGAATGATTGAGTCCGATCAAATCAATGACAAATGA
- the msrB gene encoding peptide-methionine (R)-S-oxide reductase MsrB, with translation MKINLLYLLIFFVSQQVACQQNLKNQGTTQNLQKDKMEGSNVKVEIPSEIVPVQFSEEVWKQKLTPQAYHVLREKGTERAFTGMYWDNHAKGIYVCNACGLPLFESEQKFESGTGWPSFLKPIQNKLVSEIQDNEHGMSRIEVVCSRCKGHLGHVFDDGPQPTGLRYCMNSVSLNFIPNGVVK, from the coding sequence ATGAAAATTAATTTACTTTATTTATTGATATTCTTTGTTTCACAACAAGTTGCTTGTCAACAAAATTTAAAAAACCAGGGCACAACACAGAATTTGCAAAAAGATAAAATGGAAGGATCTAATGTGAAAGTGGAGATCCCCTCAGAAATTGTGCCTGTTCAATTTTCTGAAGAAGTATGGAAGCAAAAATTAACGCCTCAAGCTTACCATGTATTGCGCGAGAAAGGAACAGAAAGAGCGTTTACTGGGATGTATTGGGACAATCATGCCAAAGGAATCTATGTTTGCAATGCATGCGGCTTGCCACTTTTTGAATCCGAACAAAAATTTGAATCGGGTACAGGATGGCCAAGTTTTTTAAAACCTATTCAAAATAAACTGGTATCGGAAATCCAAGACAATGAGCACGGAATGTCGAGAATCGAAGTTGTTTGTTCTCGCTGTAAAGGTCACTTAGGTCATGTGTTTGATGACGGACCCCAACCAACCGGTTTAAGGTATTGCATGAACTCTGTTTCTTTAAATTTTATTCCAAATGGTGTTGTAAAGTAG
- a CDS encoding deoxynucleoside kinase — protein MKHIAIAGNIGAGKTTLCELLSKQFSWDVLYEDTSINPYLSDFYYDMPRWAFNLQVYFLNSRFQQIVEIQKGSKTVIQDRTIYEDAHIFAPNLHEMGLMSKRDFENYFSLFQIMMSTIKAPDLLIYLKASIPTLVNHIQLRGRDYEGNMSLDYLKKLNQRYEQWISEFNQSPVIVVNTDELDFINNPEHLGKIISDVSSQIYGLF, from the coding sequence ATGAAACACATAGCAATTGCTGGAAATATCGGTGCTGGAAAAACGACTCTTTGTGAATTGTTGTCCAAGCAGTTTTCATGGGATGTTTTATATGAGGACACAAGCATCAACCCATACCTCAGTGATTTTTATTATGATATGCCAAGGTGGGCCTTTAATCTCCAGGTTTACTTTTTAAATAGCCGGTTTCAACAAATAGTTGAAATTCAGAAAGGGTCTAAAACGGTAATTCAAGACCGAACTATTTACGAAGATGCCCATATTTTCGCGCCAAATCTTCATGAAATGGGTCTTATGTCCAAACGAGATTTTGAAAATTATTTTTCACTGTTTCAAATCATGATGAGTACGATTAAAGCGCCTGATCTTTTGATTTATTTAAAGGCTTCTATTCCAACTTTGGTAAATCATATTCAATTAAGAGGCCGGGACTACGAAGGCAATATGAGTTTGGACTATTTAAAAAAATTAAATCAACGATACGAACAATGGATATCTGAATTTAATCAAAGTCCTGTGATTGTTGTAAATACGGATGAATTGGATTTTATTAATAATCCAGAGCATTTAGGTAAAATAATATCGGATGTGAGTTCTCAGATTTATGGTTTATTTTAA
- the rimO gene encoding 30S ribosomal protein S12 methylthiotransferase RimO, whose protein sequence is MKTKKQISNKIQIVTLGCSKNWVDSENLITQLKYNQFEVEHNPIKEVSQTVVINTCGFIDRAKEESINTILEYANLKKQGKLEKLYVTGCLSQRYKDNLEEEIPEVDAFFGTMEMPGLLAKLNADYKKELIGERIVTTPAHFAYLKISEGCNRTCSFCAIPLMRGKHRSVPIEDLVIQAKHLAKYGVKELILIAQELTYYGLDLYKKRALNELLHKLAAIDGIEWIRLHYAYPSKFPLEILDVIRDEPKICNYIDLPLQHISDPILTAMKRQISKEETIQLVQTIRDKIPGIHFRTTFLIGFPGETDAIFQELCEFVRFAKFERMGVFQYSQEEDTSAYQLGDLVSPETKEARAAELMAIQEDISYELNQKKLNKVYKVLIDKKENNYYFGRTEFDSPEVDNDVLFENPSTNYLRIGDFVNARIIKADAYDLIAVPEF, encoded by the coding sequence TTGAAAACCAAGAAACAAATATCCAATAAAATACAGATTGTTACGCTAGGTTGTTCAAAAAACTGGGTGGATTCAGAAAACCTCATTACGCAACTTAAATACAACCAGTTTGAGGTGGAGCATAACCCCATCAAAGAGGTCTCTCAAACTGTGGTCATAAATACCTGCGGATTTATAGACCGTGCCAAAGAAGAATCGATCAATACCATCCTTGAATACGCCAATTTAAAAAAGCAAGGTAAACTGGAGAAGTTGTATGTCACCGGTTGTCTGTCCCAACGATATAAAGACAATCTGGAGGAAGAAATTCCTGAAGTGGATGCATTTTTTGGGACCATGGAAATGCCGGGCTTGCTTGCGAAATTAAATGCTGATTATAAAAAAGAACTGATAGGAGAGCGAATTGTAACGACACCAGCACATTTTGCCTATTTAAAAATTTCTGAAGGTTGTAACAGAACCTGCAGTTTTTGTGCTATTCCATTGATGAGAGGTAAGCACCGCTCGGTGCCGATAGAAGATTTGGTTATACAGGCAAAGCATTTAGCAAAATATGGAGTCAAGGAGCTTATACTAATAGCTCAAGAATTGACTTATTACGGATTGGATCTTTATAAAAAAAGAGCATTGAATGAATTGCTGCACAAATTAGCGGCCATAGATGGCATAGAGTGGATACGTTTACATTATGCTTATCCTTCCAAATTTCCATTGGAAATTCTGGATGTCATTCGGGACGAACCTAAAATTTGTAACTACATAGATTTACCTCTTCAACACATTTCCGATCCGATTTTAACCGCCATGAAGCGTCAAATTTCAAAAGAAGAAACGATTCAATTGGTACAGACTATTAGAGATAAGATTCCTGGTATCCATTTTCGGACTACATTTCTGATAGGGTTTCCTGGAGAAACAGACGCTATTTTTCAAGAACTGTGTGAATTTGTTCGTTTTGCGAAATTTGAGCGGATGGGTGTGTTTCAATATTCACAGGAAGAAGATACCAGCGCATATCAATTAGGGGATCTCGTTAGTCCAGAAACCAAAGAAGCACGGGCAGCTGAGCTTATGGCTATCCAAGAGGATATCAGCTATGAGTTAAATCAAAAGAAGTTGAACAAGGTTTATAAAGTTTTAATTGATAAAAAGGAAAATAATTATTATTTTGGCAGAACCGAGTTTGATAGTCCAGAAGTCGACAATGATGTTTTATTTGAAAATCCAAGCACGAACTATTTGAGAATAGGAGATTTTGTAAATGCACGAATTATAAAAGCAGATGCTTATGATTTAATTGCTGTACCAGAATTTTAA
- a CDS encoding alpha-hydroxy-acid oxidizing protein yields the protein MELGRDWLKVIFSNGLAGKKPCIPISFDLLQLEASKKLSKKAFDYIFTGAGTNLGVFNNREAFKRYRIKPHMLQGCENPSLETKIFNQHFPLPFYFSPIGVLELAHFNADLELAMAAKNTGLTMIYSNQASKSMEACSSLLDTSNKWFQLYFSKSRELVESLVSRAEQNGCTALVITLDTTTIGWRVMDLENAYLPFIYGKGLAQYTSDPVFNKLMNSNKYNTPTKSGSNRPGILDTLEILKSYPDTLLNNLKTGNSIKAIRCFFDLYSNPNLSWDDITWLRSITKLPIVLKGILREEDAQKAIDIGMDGIIVSNHGGRQIDQVFSSLDALRQIKKIIPSSYPLLFDSGIRSGTDIFIALALGAKAIGIGRPYVYALALKGHIGVETLVKNLASELIITMSLCGCKSIESITSDLITD from the coding sequence ATGGAGCTGGGACGAGATTGGTTAAAAGTAATATTTAGCAATGGCCTGGCTGGGAAAAAACCTTGCATACCAATTTCCTTTGATTTATTACAACTGGAAGCCTCCAAAAAACTAAGCAAAAAAGCATTTGATTATATTTTTACTGGTGCCGGAACGAATCTTGGGGTTTTTAATAATCGGGAAGCATTTAAACGGTATCGAATCAAACCTCACATGCTTCAAGGGTGTGAAAATCCTTCTTTAGAAACCAAGATTTTTAATCAACATTTTCCGCTACCCTTTTACTTTTCTCCAATAGGAGTTCTTGAGCTTGCACATTTCAATGCAGATTTGGAATTAGCCATGGCAGCTAAAAACACCGGGCTCACCATGATTTACTCCAATCAGGCATCAAAATCTATGGAAGCATGCAGTTCGCTGTTAGACACCTCGAATAAATGGTTTCAGCTGTACTTCAGTAAATCAAGAGAACTTGTAGAAAGTTTAGTTTCCAGAGCAGAACAAAATGGATGCACTGCTTTAGTTATAACGTTAGATACTACCACCATTGGATGGAGGGTGATGGATCTGGAAAATGCATACCTTCCCTTTATATATGGCAAAGGCTTAGCACAATACACATCAGATCCCGTATTTAATAAATTGATGAATTCAAATAAATACAACACTCCAACAAAATCAGGGAGTAATCGTCCGGGAATCTTAGATACCTTAGAAATTTTAAAATCCTATCCTGATACCCTATTGAACAATCTTAAAACCGGTAATTCCATAAAAGCAATTCGATGTTTTTTTGATTTGTATTCAAATCCAAATTTATCATGGGATGACATTACTTGGTTACGCAGCATTACAAAATTACCCATAGTATTAAAAGGGATTTTACGCGAAGAAGATGCTCAAAAAGCAATTGATATTGGAATGGATGGGATCATTGTATCAAATCACGGTGGGCGTCAAATTGACCAGGTGTTTTCAAGCCTGGATGCATTGCGTCAAATAAAAAAAATAATACCTTCCTCTTATCCGCTTTTATTTGATAGTGGAATCCGAAGTGGCACAGACATCTTCATTGCATTGGCTTTGGGTGCAAAAGCAATTGGAATTGGGCGTCCCTATGTATATGCACTAGCACTAAAAGGCCACATTGGAGTTGAAACTTTGGTGAAAAATCTTGCTTCTGAATTAATAATCACAATGAGTCTATGTGGTTGCAAATCAATTGAATCGATCACTTCTGATCTAATAACAGATTGA
- a CDS encoding magnesium transporter CorA family protein: MIRYYAVSQNICGEVFELEQSSWINLSPPFAHGELDEFASKLGIESDFLTDPLDIEERARYEKYDEARSIIFNTPVINESDKENDPIFITVPMGIILCQGKLITISSVENPVLEKFFDNKVKNFNPRNETLFILQIFEQTVRLFLEYLKKLNMRRNLIEQELYHSSRSAELQSLLRIEKSLVYFVNSLSANELLKLKMKRTDFIAVKGNEDLSELFEDIIVDNNQAREVAQLYTNILNGTMEAYASIISNNLNKFINRLTVITVILMVPTLVASFFGMNVPMPMNLGDSWISFYLVIIFSLGFSMLLIWFFKRKDVL; this comes from the coding sequence ATGATCCGTTACTATGCAGTTTCTCAAAATATCTGTGGGGAAGTTTTCGAATTAGAACAGTCCTCTTGGATTAATTTATCTCCTCCATTTGCCCATGGTGAATTGGATGAATTTGCATCAAAACTTGGCATCGAATCTGACTTTTTGACTGACCCTCTTGATATTGAAGAGCGGGCACGATATGAGAAATACGATGAAGCCCGGAGTATCATATTCAATACACCGGTTATAAATGAATCAGACAAAGAAAATGACCCGATTTTTATTACAGTTCCTATGGGTATCATACTTTGTCAGGGTAAACTCATCACTATTTCAAGTGTAGAAAATCCGGTCCTTGAGAAGTTTTTTGACAATAAGGTGAAAAATTTTAATCCTCGAAATGAAACTTTATTCATACTTCAAATATTTGAGCAAACAGTTCGGTTGTTCTTGGAATATTTGAAAAAATTGAATATGAGACGCAATCTCATAGAACAAGAGCTGTATCATTCAAGCCGGAGTGCAGAATTGCAAAGCTTGTTGCGAATTGAAAAAAGTCTGGTATATTTTGTGAATTCGCTCAGTGCCAATGAACTCCTGAAGTTAAAGATGAAGCGGACTGATTTTATTGCAGTTAAAGGGAATGAGGACTTGAGCGAATTATTTGAGGACATCATTGTCGATAATAATCAAGCTAGGGAAGTAGCACAATTATACACGAATATTCTAAATGGAACCATGGAGGCATATGCTTCCATCATTTCAAATAACCTTAATAAATTCATTAATCGCCTTACTGTTATTACAGTAATTTTAATGGTGCCAACTCTTGTGGCCAGTTTTTTTGGTATGAATGTTCCTATGCCCATGAATTTAGGGGATTCATGGATTTCATTTTATTTGGTAATTATTTTTTCTTTAGGATTTAGTATGTTGCTCATTTGGTTTTTTAAACGAAAAGATGTGTTATAG
- a CDS encoding ABC transporter permease, whose translation MNLSAYISRKTFLSFRKSFTRSIIRISIIATALSLSVMIISQSVFNGFQKEIAQKVFGFWGHIHITDIQSKRSIEPITINLTDTLLDSLESVKPPGSTETPIRHIQRFLVFPSIVGSKAEFEGLFIKGIGSDFDWNFFKDFLKKGRILDTSNTNWVRELLISEETAKRINVDTGQFVILNFIVENEHLKRKLKVVGIYNTGLGEYDRRFALVDIKMLQELIHKGPMEVTGLELFCKDINQSESVNRYIYENMLPINWYSETIREKFPNIFEWLALQNTNKQFILFLILAVCLINMATTVMILILERTHMIGVLTVLGMGRWEQRKIFLRYAARILAWSILLGNIIGYGLCFIQKKYQLIHLSESDYYLSYAPVDLSVFPIIILNLIFFVTIILSMIIPSLIIQSIRPVQALKFR comes from the coding sequence ATGAATTTAAGTGCATATATTTCAAGAAAAACCTTTCTAAGTTTCAGGAAGTCCTTTACAAGGAGTATCATTCGTATTTCTATCATAGCCACTGCACTGAGTTTAAGCGTGATGATTATTTCACAGAGTGTTTTCAATGGTTTTCAAAAAGAAATTGCTCAAAAAGTATTTGGGTTTTGGGGACATATTCACATTACCGACATTCAATCCAAACGCAGCATTGAGCCAATTACTATTAATCTTACGGATACCTTGTTGGATAGTTTAGAATCAGTAAAACCACCTGGTTCTACAGAAACACCCATTCGGCATATTCAACGATTCTTGGTTTTTCCTTCAATTGTTGGTTCCAAAGCGGAATTTGAAGGATTATTTATTAAAGGAATTGGATCGGATTTTGACTGGAATTTTTTCAAAGATTTTCTAAAAAAGGGTAGAATACTTGATACTTCTAACACAAATTGGGTGCGTGAACTATTGATATCAGAGGAAACAGCAAAACGCATCAATGTAGATACGGGTCAATTTGTGATTTTAAATTTTATTGTTGAAAATGAACATCTCAAACGCAAATTAAAAGTTGTTGGAATTTATAATACAGGTTTGGGAGAATACGATCGCCGTTTTGCATTAGTAGATATAAAAATGCTCCAGGAATTAATTCACAAAGGCCCAATGGAAGTTACGGGCCTTGAGTTATTCTGTAAAGATATTAATCAGTCAGAATCGGTAAATCGTTATATCTATGAAAACATGTTGCCGATAAATTGGTATTCAGAAACGATCAGAGAAAAATTTCCAAATATATTTGAATGGTTGGCTTTACAAAATACCAATAAGCAGTTTATACTTTTTTTGATTTTGGCAGTTTGTTTGATAAACATGGCGACTACTGTAATGATTTTAATATTGGAGCGAACGCACATGATCGGAGTTTTAACAGTTTTGGGAATGGGTCGATGGGAACAGCGGAAGATCTTTTTGAGATATGCAGCGCGAATTTTAGCCTGGAGTATTTTACTCGGCAATATCATTGGATATGGATTATGCTTTATACAAAAGAAGTATCAATTGATTCATTTAAGTGAAAGTGATTATTATCTGTCTTATGCTCCGGTTGATTTAAGTGTTTTTCCTATTATTATTTTGAATTTGATATTTTTTGTAACCATAATTTTAAGTATGATTATTCCAAGTTTAATTATACAGTCCATACGACCTGTCCAGGCATTGAAGTTTCGTTAA
- the topA gene encoding type I DNA topoisomerase: MASKLLIVESPAKAKTIEKYLGKDFKVKSSYGHIRDLDKGSKGIDINQKFTPNYVVSPEKTKVVKDLKDWAAKVDEIWLATDEDREGEAISWHLCEVLGLNPEKVNRIVFHEITKQAIQKAVKNPRTVDLNLVNAQQARRVLDRLVGFELSEILWRKVRNKLSAGRVQSVAVKLVVDRERSIQEFQSEDYFKIDALFVSADAKNKQQIKAVLNHKFKTAKESRQFLELCSDSNYLVSHVAVKPTKRNPAPPFTTSTLQQEASRKLGFGVNRTMSNAQKLYELGWITYMRTDSTNLSETALNEMAVEIEKQFGKQYVHTRQYKTKNASAQEAHEAIRPTYMDLRNAGEDTDQQKLYELIWKRAMASQMAAAEIEKTEVDIAISKTKDHFFQATGEVLIFDGFLKLYLESSDDEDEENASILPPLKVKDLLNYLNITATQKYTRPPARYTEASLVKKLEELGIGRPSTYAPTISKIMEENRGYVVKESRPGMERAFQVLKLEQKKIIETKESEITGAGKNHLYPTDIGMIVCDYLALHFPDVINYSFTAEIEQEFDEIADGKLNWVKMIDDFYWPFHKNVDVVMEQGERAKGRRDLGIDPATGKKILVQLTRFGPVVQLGDRDEMKEDEKPVFANLKPGQSMETISFEEALELFKLPRDLGKHENQDVTIGSGRFGPYVKFGEQFISIPKNLDPLEISKETAIEIIKQKQKEDAPIGYYKELPVTKGTGRFGPFVKWNGIFVNVPKRINFEKLNLDDVKPLIDAKEVKEANRFILKFDEDKITVENGRWGPYIKYGKKLINFPKKDGQRITADQAAKMTLEDIKSIIQEQIPTAFVKKERKKKAK; the protein is encoded by the coding sequence ATGGCAAGTAAGCTGTTAATCGTAGAGTCACCCGCCAAAGCAAAAACTATTGAAAAATATTTAGGCAAGGATTTTAAAGTAAAGTCCAGCTATGGCCATATTCGTGACCTGGACAAAGGAAGTAAAGGCATAGACATCAATCAAAAGTTTACTCCAAACTATGTGGTTTCACCTGAAAAGACCAAAGTAGTAAAGGATTTAAAAGATTGGGCAGCCAAAGTGGATGAAATTTGGTTGGCAACGGATGAAGACCGTGAAGGGGAAGCAATTAGTTGGCATCTATGCGAAGTATTAGGTCTGAATCCAGAGAAAGTCAATCGGATTGTATTCCATGAGATTACAAAACAAGCCATTCAAAAGGCAGTAAAGAATCCAAGGACGGTAGATCTTAACCTGGTAAATGCGCAACAAGCCAGACGCGTATTGGATCGTTTGGTTGGTTTTGAATTATCAGAAATATTATGGAGAAAAGTTCGAAATAAACTTTCTGCAGGTCGGGTTCAATCAGTTGCTGTTAAGTTAGTTGTGGATCGGGAACGATCTATTCAGGAGTTTCAATCCGAGGATTATTTTAAAATAGATGCATTATTCGTTAGTGCGGATGCAAAAAATAAGCAACAAATAAAGGCAGTATTAAATCATAAATTTAAAACTGCCAAAGAATCCCGTCAATTTTTAGAATTGTGTAGTGATTCGAATTACCTAGTATCGCATGTAGCTGTAAAGCCAACTAAACGAAATCCGGCACCTCCATTTACAACTTCAACCTTACAACAAGAAGCAAGTAGAAAACTGGGTTTTGGTGTTAACCGAACCATGAGCAATGCTCAAAAATTATATGAACTCGGTTGGATTACATATATGCGAACGGATTCCACTAATTTAAGTGAAACGGCATTAAATGAAATGGCTGTGGAAATCGAGAAGCAATTTGGTAAGCAATATGTACATACGCGGCAATACAAAACCAAAAATGCATCTGCCCAGGAAGCACACGAAGCCATTCGTCCGACATACATGGACCTGCGAAATGCAGGAGAAGATACCGACCAACAAAAATTATATGAATTAATCTGGAAACGTGCAATGGCTTCTCAAATGGCCGCTGCTGAAATTGAAAAAACAGAAGTTGACATTGCAATTTCTAAAACGAAAGATCATTTTTTTCAAGCAACTGGAGAAGTGTTGATTTTTGATGGTTTCTTAAAATTATATCTTGAATCATCGGATGATGAAGACGAAGAAAATGCATCCATACTGCCTCCTTTAAAAGTAAAGGATCTTTTAAATTATCTCAATATAACAGCAACCCAAAAATATACAAGACCACCTGCACGCTATACTGAAGCAAGTTTAGTTAAAAAATTAGAAGAATTAGGTATTGGAAGACCATCCACCTATGCACCTACCATTAGTAAGATTATGGAGGAAAATCGGGGGTATGTTGTAAAAGAAAGCAGGCCTGGAATGGAGCGTGCATTTCAGGTTCTCAAATTAGAACAAAAAAAGATTATAGAAACAAAGGAGTCTGAAATTACAGGCGCAGGAAAAAATCATTTATATCCAACAGACATCGGGATGATTGTTTGTGATTATTTAGCCTTGCATTTTCCAGATGTTATCAATTACAGTTTTACTGCTGAAATCGAACAAGAATTTGACGAAATAGCAGATGGCAAGTTAAACTGGGTTAAAATGATTGATGATTTTTATTGGCCATTTCACAAAAATGTGGATGTGGTGATGGAACAGGGTGAGCGCGCTAAAGGAAGAAGAGATTTAGGAATTGATCCAGCAACTGGAAAGAAAATATTAGTACAATTGACTCGCTTTGGTCCGGTGGTTCAATTAGGGGATCGGGATGAGATGAAAGAGGATGAAAAACCGGTCTTTGCGAATCTCAAGCCTGGTCAAAGTATGGAGACCATCAGTTTTGAGGAAGCCTTAGAGCTGTTTAAACTACCTAGAGATCTTGGTAAACATGAAAATCAAGATGTGACAATTGGTTCAGGTCGATTTGGCCCTTATGTTAAGTTTGGTGAGCAATTTATTTCGATACCTAAAAATCTGGATCCGCTCGAAATTTCAAAGGAAACTGCTATAGAAATTATTAAGCAAAAGCAAAAAGAGGATGCCCCAATTGGCTACTATAAGGAATTGCCAGTAACCAAAGGCACCGGACGGTTTGGGCCCTTTGTAAAATGGAATGGAATATTTGTAAATGTACCCAAAAGAATCAATTTTGAAAAGTTGAATTTGGATGATGTTAAACCATTGATCGATGCAAAAGAAGTAAAAGAAGCAAATCGATTTATACTTAAGTTTGATGAAGATAAAATAACCGTTGAAAACGGCAGGTGGGGGCCTTACATTAAATATGGAAAAAAATTAATCAATTTTCCAAAGAAGGATGGTCAAAGAATAACAGCTGATCAAGCGGCTAAGATGACTTTGGAGGATATTAAATCGATTATTCAGGAGCAAATACCTACTGCGTTTGTAAAAAAGGAACGTAAGAAAAAAGCAAAATAA